The following are from one region of the Advenella mimigardefordensis DPN7 genome:
- a CDS encoding aspartate aminotransferase family protein, which yields MTDLSAVPTPVRDTLNLQAHWMPFSANRAFHKDPRLIVGAEGNYLVDDKGRKVFDSLSGLWCCGAGHNRVEIQKAVSQQLGTLDYSPAFQFGHPLAFQLAEKIADLMPENLNHVFFTNSGSEAADTALKLARAYWRLKGQPSKTKLIGRARGYHGVNMGGTSVGGIGGNRKVFGQLMDADHLPHTLQADQAFTQGQSETGGVQLANELLKLIELHDASNIAAVIVEPMAGSAGVIVPPKGYLQRLREICDQHGILLIFDEVITAFGRMGKKTGAEYFGVTPDIMNIAKQVTNGAVPLGAVVSSSEIYNTFMSQNAPEHAVEFTHGYTYSAHPVACAAGIAALDLLGKDNLIEKSAQLAPAFEKSLHGLKGANHIIDIRNCGLAGALQLAPRDGDPAIRPYEAGLRLWEKGFYVRFGGDTLQFGPTFTTTAQELDRLFDVVGEVLQGVA from the coding sequence ATGACCGATCTAAGCGCCGTGCCAACCCCTGTTCGGGATACTTTGAATTTGCAGGCCCACTGGATGCCGTTCAGTGCGAATCGTGCCTTCCATAAGGATCCGCGCCTGATCGTGGGGGCTGAGGGTAATTATCTGGTCGATGACAAGGGCAGAAAGGTTTTCGATAGCCTCTCGGGCCTGTGGTGTTGTGGTGCCGGACACAATCGGGTGGAAATCCAGAAGGCGGTCAGCCAGCAACTGGGTACCCTGGATTATTCACCGGCATTCCAGTTCGGCCATCCACTGGCTTTTCAGCTGGCGGAAAAAATCGCTGATCTCATGCCCGAGAATCTGAATCATGTGTTTTTCACCAACTCGGGTTCTGAAGCGGCAGATACCGCCCTGAAATTGGCGCGCGCCTACTGGCGTCTGAAAGGTCAGCCTTCCAAAACCAAACTGATTGGTCGCGCTCGCGGTTATCATGGCGTGAACATGGGCGGCACCAGCGTGGGCGGCATCGGTGGCAACCGCAAGGTGTTCGGGCAATTGATGGATGCAGACCATTTGCCGCATACCCTGCAGGCAGATCAGGCCTTTACTCAGGGTCAAAGCGAGACGGGGGGCGTGCAACTGGCCAATGAACTGCTCAAGTTGATTGAACTGCACGACGCATCCAATATCGCAGCTGTGATTGTGGAGCCGATGGCCGGTTCTGCAGGGGTGATCGTGCCACCTAAAGGCTACCTGCAGCGCCTGCGGGAAATCTGCGATCAGCACGGTATTTTGCTGATCTTTGATGAAGTTATTACCGCTTTCGGCCGCATGGGCAAAAAGACCGGGGCGGAATATTTTGGCGTTACCCCCGATATCATGAACATTGCCAAACAGGTGACCAATGGTGCCGTCCCTTTAGGTGCGGTCGTGAGTTCAAGTGAAATTTACAATACCTTCATGTCGCAGAATGCCCCTGAACACGCGGTTGAGTTCACCCACGGCTATACCTATTCTGCACACCCGGTCGCATGCGCGGCAGGGATCGCGGCGCTGGATCTGCTGGGCAAAGATAATCTGATTGAAAAGTCTGCGCAGCTGGCGCCTGCTTTTGAGAAGAGCCTGCACGGGCTGAAGGGCGCCAATCACATTATTGATATTCGCAATTGTGGTCTGGCGGGTGCGCTGCAACTGGCTCCACGCGACGGTGATCCGGCCATTCGTCCTTATGAAGCGGGACTCAGGTTGTGGGAAAAAGGTTTCTATGTGCGGTTTGGCGGGGATACACTGCAGTTCGGTCCTACATTTACCACGACTGCGCAGGAACTGGATCGTTTGTTTGATGTCGTTGGTGAGGTGCTGCAAGGCGTTGCCTGA
- a CDS encoding LysR family transcriptional regulator, whose translation MNKPLAPISDFDLRLIRVFRTVAECGSFTAAESTLGITRSAISLHMSDLEQRLGMRLCQRGRAGFALTDEGREVLRASESMMASIEDFRREVNQLHDSLRGELNIGLMNNLVTQPRMRITHALAKVRQQSQEVRINISMSPPGDIERRLLDGHLHMGAFPLINKLSGLEYHTLYDEKSQLYCSHTHPLFAKAQKLSIKDLQGIPAVIPGYRLSPEAIALHQPLADAARASDREGIAFLVLTGQYVGFLPDHYAKTWVEKNMMTAFAPEHIHYSVSIAAVTRKNRRQNLIIDRVLAELMQEE comes from the coding sequence ATGAACAAACCGCTGGCCCCTATCTCGGATTTTGACCTGCGACTGATTCGGGTCTTTCGTACCGTTGCCGAATGCGGCAGTTTCACCGCGGCAGAAAGCACACTGGGCATCACCCGGTCGGCGATCAGTTTGCATATGAGCGATCTGGAGCAACGGCTCGGGATGCGGCTGTGCCAGCGGGGTCGCGCAGGATTCGCCCTGACAGACGAGGGCCGCGAGGTATTGCGCGCCAGCGAGTCCATGATGGCCTCCATCGAGGATTTCAGACGTGAAGTGAATCAGCTACATGACAGCCTGCGAGGTGAATTGAATATTGGCCTGATGAACAATCTGGTGACCCAGCCCAGAATGCGTATTACGCATGCACTGGCAAAGGTGCGCCAGCAAAGTCAGGAAGTTCGGATCAATATCAGTATGAGTCCGCCTGGCGACATTGAACGGCGCCTGCTGGACGGTCACCTGCATATGGGTGCATTTCCGCTTATCAATAAGCTCAGCGGGCTGGAATACCATACCCTTTACGACGAAAAATCACAGTTGTACTGCAGCCATACGCATCCGCTGTTCGCAAAGGCGCAAAAACTGAGCATAAAAGATCTGCAGGGCATACCGGCGGTCATACCCGGCTATCGCCTGAGCCCAGAAGCCATTGCCTTGCACCAGCCGCTGGCCGATGCCGCGCGCGCCTCAGACCGGGAAGGAATTGCCTTTCTGGTCCTGACCGGGCAATACGTGGGTTTTCTGCCTGATCACTACGCCAAGACATGGGTAGAAAAAAATATGATGACTGCCTTCGCGCCCGAACATATCCATTACTCTGTCAGCATTGCCGCCGTCACCCGAAAAAATCGCAGGCAGAACCTGATTATTGATCGTGTGCTGGCAGAATTGATGCAGGAAGAATAA
- a CDS encoding YbdD/YjiX family protein has product MQRAKGLFTSFAQSASQAGSKTGRYFGQTLRLMVGVPDYDTYVKHMRKMHPDQEPMDYNTFFRERQAARFGGKGRITCC; this is encoded by the coding sequence ATGCAACGTGCGAAAGGACTTTTCACCAGTTTTGCCCAGTCTGCGTCGCAGGCTGGAAGCAAGACGGGGCGGTACTTTGGACAAACCCTGAGACTGATGGTGGGAGTGCCCGACTACGACACGTATGTTAAGCACATGCGTAAGATGCACCCCGATCAGGAGCCCATGGATTACAACACGTTCTTCAGAGAGCGCCAGGCGGCGCGCTTTGGCGGCAAAGGTCGGATCACATGTTGTTAG
- a CDS encoding carbon starvation CstA family protein, whose amino-acid sequence MSILLWIVIALAGAFSLGTVALTRGETVNALWIVIAAVCVYLIAYRYYSRFIANKVFELNPQRMTPAWKYNDGLDYVPTNKHVLFGHHFAAIAGAGPLVGPVLAAQMGYLPGMLWILAGVVFAGAVQDFIVLFISTRRDGRSLGDLIKAELGQVPGVIALFGAFMIMIIILAVLALIVVKALAGSPWGTFTVAATIPLALFMGVYLRYIRPGKIGEVSIIGVILLLAAIVYGQDVAQHPYWGAVFTLTGEQLTWALIIYGFIAAVLPVWLLLAPRDYLSTFLKIGTIAGLAIGIVYVAPQLKMPSVTQFIDGTGPVWAGGLFPFLFITIACGAVSGFHALIASGTTPKMIENEAQARYIGYGGMLMESFVAMMALVAACVIEPGIYYAMNSPAALIGTTPEQVAQVVSSWGFVVQPEHLTAMAAQVGEHTIISRAGGAPTLAVGMAYILHQVFGGEGMMAFWYHFAILFEALFILTAVDAGTRAGRFMLQDLLGTFFPKLRATDALVPNLLATFLCVAAWGYFLYQGVVDPLGGINTLWPLFGIANQMLAAIALTLGTVVLFKMKKDRFAWVTIVPTLWLLICTLTAGLQKIFHPDPKIGFMAHADIYSKALTKGDIVAPAKTLAQMQQVVVNNYVNSVLCGLFIFVVLSMAFFGWRAISKARRNPQNTTAETPFEPLPAEALTGAQ is encoded by the coding sequence ATGTCTATCCTGCTCTGGATAGTCATTGCGCTGGCAGGTGCCTTCTCGCTGGGCACGGTCGCCTTGACGCGTGGCGAAACAGTCAACGCCCTGTGGATTGTGATTGCGGCGGTATGTGTTTATTTGATTGCCTATCGTTATTACAGCCGCTTTATTGCCAACAAGGTTTTTGAACTGAACCCGCAACGCATGACGCCGGCCTGGAAATATAACGATGGTCTGGACTATGTGCCCACCAACAAGCATGTGCTGTTTGGACATCACTTTGCGGCGATTGCCGGCGCCGGCCCATTGGTCGGGCCCGTGCTGGCTGCGCAGATGGGGTATCTGCCAGGTATGTTGTGGATTCTGGCCGGTGTGGTGTTTGCCGGGGCAGTTCAGGATTTCATCGTGCTGTTTATCTCCACACGCCGTGACGGGCGTTCGCTGGGAGACCTGATCAAGGCCGAGTTGGGGCAGGTGCCCGGGGTGATCGCCCTGTTTGGCGCTTTTATGATCATGATCATTATTCTGGCGGTGCTGGCACTGATCGTGGTGAAAGCACTGGCGGGTTCTCCGTGGGGGACGTTCACGGTCGCAGCGACGATTCCGCTGGCGCTGTTCATGGGTGTTTACTTGCGGTACATCCGGCCGGGGAAAATCGGCGAAGTCTCCATTATTGGTGTGATCCTGCTGCTGGCTGCCATCGTGTACGGCCAGGACGTGGCGCAGCATCCGTATTGGGGCGCCGTGTTTACACTGACCGGAGAGCAACTCACCTGGGCCTTGATTATTTATGGTTTCATCGCTGCGGTGCTGCCCGTGTGGCTGCTGCTCGCGCCGCGTGATTACCTGTCCACGTTCCTGAAAATCGGTACCATTGCCGGTCTGGCTATCGGTATTGTGTATGTGGCTCCGCAACTGAAGATGCCTTCGGTCACGCAATTTATAGACGGCACCGGTCCGGTCTGGGCAGGTGGTCTGTTTCCCTTCCTGTTTATTACCATCGCTTGCGGTGCCGTTTCCGGTTTCCATGCTCTGATTGCATCGGGCACCACCCCTAAAATGATCGAGAACGAAGCGCAGGCTCGTTATATCGGTTACGGCGGTATGCTGATGGAGTCGTTTGTAGCGATGATGGCGCTGGTTGCCGCTTGCGTGATTGAGCCAGGTATTTACTATGCCATGAATAGCCCTGCCGCCCTGATCGGTACTACACCGGAACAGGTGGCACAAGTGGTGTCCAGCTGGGGTTTTGTTGTACAGCCTGAGCATCTGACTGCGATGGCAGCTCAGGTGGGAGAACACACCATTATCTCTCGTGCCGGCGGCGCGCCGACCCTGGCCGTGGGTATGGCTTATATTCTGCACCAGGTATTTGGCGGGGAGGGAATGATGGCATTCTGGTACCACTTCGCCATTTTGTTTGAAGCGCTGTTCATTCTGACAGCGGTTGATGCCGGTACACGCGCCGGTCGCTTTATGTTGCAGGATCTGCTGGGTACCTTCTTCCCTAAGCTGCGTGCGACAGACGCGCTCGTTCCCAATTTGCTGGCCACATTCCTGTGCGTGGCTGCCTGGGGATACTTCCTGTATCAGGGTGTGGTTGATCCACTGGGGGGCATCAATACCTTGTGGCCGCTGTTTGGTATTGCCAATCAGATGCTGGCAGCGATTGCCCTCACACTGGGTACCGTCGTTCTGTTCAAGATGAAAAAAGATCGTTTCGCATGGGTCACGATTGTGCCTACGCTCTGGTTGTTGATTTGCACCCTCACAGCCGGCCTGCAGAAAATTTTCCATCCCGATCCGAAAATCGGCTTCATGGCGCATGCCGATATTTACAGCAAAGCGCTGACCAAAGGAGACATCGTGGCGCCGGCAAAAACGCTTGCGCAGATGCAGCAGGTGGTGGTGAACAATTACGTTAACTCCGTTCTTTGCGGCTTGTTCATTTTTGTCGTGCTCAGCATGGCGTTCTTTGGCTGGCGCGCCATCAGCAAGGCCCGCCGCAATCCACAGAACACCACTGCGGAAACGCCCTTTGAACCCTTGCCCGCAGAGGCACTGACAGGAGCACAATAA
- the cueO gene encoding multicopper oxidase CueO, with protein MRRRDFLKLSTAFSAGLLYPFWSQAATSGLRPKLPIPALLKPDSQGMIELIAGQGQSVLRNNLKTATWGYNGALLGPALQLQRNSKVTLQVNNRLPDPTTVHWHGLEIPGRADGGPQALIAPGTQWQASFTVDQPAATCWFHPHVHQISGQQVARGLGGMILIEDQESAALSLSATWGVDDIPVIMQDKKLDANGQIDYQLDVMAAALGWFGDLLLTNGVHAPQHAVPRGWIRLRLLNASNARSYRLVASDHRPLLVIGSDGGLLSEPVQVHELPMMAGERFEVLVNTEDGKPLDLLTLPVSQMGMSVAPFDQPQLVLSLIPTTDKARGKLPDALAKLPALPERKGLMVRKFKLSMDPNVDALGMKALTDKYGAQAMAGMDQAIHQGHGAMPSANTQSSSTQGHDMQKMEGHDMQNMQNMSGHNMQGMSGHNMPGMEGHTMPMPDADAPDLHRANFINGQVFDMKTPAFTVKRDVDEVWQISGEGDMMLHPFHIHGTQFRILSENGKPPAEHRRGWKDIVSVEGALSEVLVRFRHEADAAHPYMAHCHILEHEDTGMMTSFLVEGGA; from the coding sequence ATGCGACGTCGTGATTTTCTTAAACTCAGCACTGCATTCAGCGCCGGCTTGTTGTATCCCTTTTGGAGCCAGGCAGCAACCAGTGGCCTTCGCCCCAAATTGCCGATTCCGGCGTTGCTGAAGCCTGATAGTCAGGGCATGATTGAGCTGATAGCGGGGCAGGGGCAGTCGGTACTCCGGAACAATCTTAAGACAGCTACCTGGGGATATAACGGCGCGTTACTGGGTCCTGCGCTGCAGTTACAACGCAACAGCAAAGTCACGCTGCAGGTGAACAATCGTCTGCCCGATCCCACGACGGTGCATTGGCATGGGCTGGAAATTCCCGGCAGAGCCGATGGCGGTCCGCAAGCGCTGATCGCCCCTGGCACCCAATGGCAGGCAAGCTTTACCGTTGATCAGCCCGCCGCCACGTGCTGGTTCCATCCCCATGTGCACCAGATTAGCGGTCAGCAGGTTGCCAGGGGGTTGGGCGGTATGATACTGATCGAAGATCAGGAGAGCGCAGCACTGTCTTTGTCCGCCACCTGGGGCGTTGATGATATTCCCGTTATTATGCAGGACAAAAAACTGGACGCGAACGGGCAGATCGACTATCAGCTTGATGTAATGGCAGCTGCGCTTGGCTGGTTCGGCGATTTGCTGCTAACCAATGGCGTACATGCACCGCAACACGCAGTGCCTCGGGGCTGGATCCGTCTGCGTCTATTGAATGCGAGTAACGCCCGATCCTATCGGCTTGTCGCCAGTGACCATCGGCCGCTCTTGGTTATCGGGAGCGATGGCGGATTGTTATCGGAACCCGTACAGGTTCACGAATTGCCAATGATGGCCGGTGAGCGCTTTGAAGTGCTGGTGAACACCGAAGACGGTAAACCGCTGGATTTGCTGACGTTGCCTGTATCACAAATGGGAATGAGCGTCGCTCCTTTTGATCAGCCACAACTGGTACTTAGCCTGATTCCCACCACCGACAAAGCCAGGGGAAAACTGCCTGACGCCCTGGCGAAATTGCCCGCACTGCCTGAGCGTAAAGGGTTGATGGTACGTAAATTCAAACTATCAATGGATCCCAACGTTGATGCACTTGGCATGAAAGCGCTGACCGACAAGTACGGTGCTCAGGCAATGGCGGGCATGGATCAGGCGATACATCAGGGGCATGGCGCGATGCCATCAGCAAACACCCAATCGTCCTCCACGCAGGGGCACGATATGCAAAAGATGGAAGGGCATGATATGCAAAACATGCAAAATATGAGCGGTCACAATATGCAGGGGATGAGTGGCCACAATATGCCAGGCATGGAAGGCCATACCATGCCGATGCCGGATGCCGACGCGCCTGACTTGCATCGCGCCAATTTCATTAACGGTCAGGTATTTGATATGAAAACGCCGGCATTCACGGTGAAGCGCGACGTGGATGAAGTGTGGCAGATTTCAGGTGAGGGCGACATGATGCTGCATCCGTTTCATATCCACGGTACACAGTTCCGGATCCTGTCGGAAAATGGCAAGCCACCTGCCGAGCATCGCCGTGGCTGGAAAGATATCGTGAGTGTAGAGGGCGCGCTCAGTGAGGTGCTGGTTCGTTTCCGGCACGAAGCGGATGCTGCACATCCTTATATGGCCCATTGTCATATCCTTGAGCACGAGGATACCGGCATGATGACGTCATTCCTGGTAGAGGGCGGCGCCTAG
- a CDS encoding DUF6097 family protein: MNLLHTFGASVQAMLFSKQQLESMHRLIDSRNIPVEKTEDFYQQAISLEQAAGYSDFTRRYQRFSTAQKIMNGIAYVVTGFALLVFLLSKFGPLKEPIHALFSLLMSDFMLFAVLMSVIAGIILLILIGLYFYTRTLYNKLLGSELVKLWKRTIEHWSPDMSNVFTNGQPDPETVATYVRQHTDAACVDINR, translated from the coding sequence ATGAATTTGCTTCACACATTCGGTGCATCTGTACAGGCGATGCTATTTTCCAAACAACAATTAGAAAGCATGCACCGGTTGATCGACTCCAGAAACATCCCTGTTGAAAAAACTGAGGATTTCTACCAGCAGGCAATCTCACTTGAACAGGCCGCCGGATATAGTGACTTCACCCGCCGCTACCAGCGTTTTTCCACCGCTCAGAAAATCATGAACGGGATCGCCTATGTGGTAACAGGCTTTGCCCTGCTTGTGTTTCTGCTTTCAAAATTCGGGCCGCTCAAGGAACCAATACACGCCTTATTCAGCTTGCTCATGAGCGACTTCATGCTGTTTGCTGTCCTTATGAGCGTCATTGCGGGCATTATTCTGCTGATACTGATTGGCCTCTACTTCTACACGCGCACCCTTTATAACAAACTGCTGGGTAGTGAACTGGTCAAATTATGGAAACGAACGATTGAGCACTGGTCGCCGGATATGTCAAATGTGTTTACTAACGGCCAGCCCGATCCTGAAACAGTAGCCACATATGTCAGGCAGCATACAGACGCAGCCTGCGTAGACATCAATCGTTAA
- a CDS encoding NAD(P)-dependent oxidoreductase, which translates to MKIVLLGATGFVGSALLAEALNRGHEVTAIVRNVAKLQAKQGLTVIAGDVTNVDSLAANIAGHDALISAFNPGWTPGTVRSEMYDEQVQGTNAILAAIKKANIKRVLWVGGAGGLEVAPGVLLIDSPDFPEWIKPGSRATSEALEALRNSPELEWSFLAPAAMLEPGERTGKFRLGGDQLLTDEKGESRISVQDYAVAMIDELEARKHIRQRFSVAY; encoded by the coding sequence ATGAAAATCGTACTATTGGGAGCCACTGGATTTGTTGGCTCTGCGTTATTGGCTGAAGCGCTTAACCGGGGTCATGAGGTGACCGCGATTGTTAGAAACGTAGCAAAGCTGCAAGCCAAACAAGGCTTGACGGTGATTGCTGGAGATGTGACCAACGTAGATTCCCTGGCAGCCAACATCGCGGGTCACGACGCGCTAATCAGTGCCTTCAACCCCGGCTGGACGCCCGGTACCGTAAGGTCCGAGATGTATGACGAGCAGGTTCAGGGCACCAATGCCATTCTTGCCGCAATTAAAAAGGCAAACATTAAGCGCGTGTTGTGGGTGGGCGGTGCGGGCGGGCTGGAAGTCGCGCCCGGCGTTTTACTTATCGATTCTCCCGATTTTCCTGAATGGATTAAGCCGGGCTCGCGCGCGACCAGCGAGGCACTGGAAGCATTAAGAAATTCGCCTGAGCTGGAATGGTCGTTCCTGGCGCCAGCTGCAATGCTGGAGCCGGGTGAGCGAACGGGTAAGTTCAGACTGGGGGGCGATCAACTGTTGACGGATGAAAAAGGCGAAAGCCGTATTTCAGTTCAGGATTACGCTGTGGCCATGATTGACGAGCTGGAAGCGCGGAAACATATTCGTCAGCGTTTTTCTGTGGCGTATTAG
- a CDS encoding winged helix-turn-helix transcriptional regulator has product MVKVEDILAQVREQDGTVNIANCPIRNVLDQLGDKWSMLLVIMLAQEPQRFGQLRKRLPDISQRMLTQTLRMLVRNGLATRTVFPTRPPSVEYALTTAGQTLLIALNTLVAWAQEHHEYIQESRMKFDAS; this is encoded by the coding sequence ATGGTTAAGGTTGAAGACATCCTGGCACAGGTCCGGGAACAAGACGGCACGGTCAACATCGCCAACTGCCCTATTCGGAATGTATTGGATCAACTGGGCGATAAGTGGAGCATGTTGCTGGTTATTATGCTCGCTCAGGAGCCGCAGCGGTTTGGTCAGTTGCGTAAGCGCCTACCGGATATTTCTCAGCGCATGCTCACGCAAACCCTGCGTATGCTGGTTCGAAATGGTTTGGCAACTCGCACCGTGTTCCCCACCCGTCCGCCCAGCGTGGAGTATGCGTTGACGACGGCAGGCCAGACATTGCTGATTGCACTCAACACGCTTGTTGCATGGGCGCAAGAGCATCATGAATACATTCAGGAATCACGAATGAAATTTGATGCGAGTTGA
- the catA gene encoding catechol 1,2-dioxygenase yields MTSNLFNTPEVQQFLDLACGINNSDGNERNKQIVHRLLSDLFRAIEDLNITPDEYWAGVAYVNTLGARGEAGLLSPGLGLDRFLDMRMDAADAALGIDNQTPRTIEGPLYVAGAPVEHGFARLDDGSDPNGHTLVMYGQVKGSDGQPLAGASVEVWHCNTKGFYSHFDPTGEQKPFNMRRTIITDENGNYKFQSIVPKGYGCPPDGPTQALLNQLGRHGNRPAHIHFFVSADDHRKLTTQINIDGDPLLNDDFAYATREGLVPPIVERTDEESIKAQGLTEPFAEIKFDFHLTSLVDGIDNQQVERVRATA; encoded by the coding sequence ATGACATCCAACTTATTTAACACCCCGGAAGTACAGCAATTTCTTGATCTTGCCTGTGGCATAAACAATAGTGATGGCAATGAGCGGAACAAACAGATCGTTCATCGCCTGCTTAGCGATTTGTTTCGTGCCATTGAAGACCTGAATATCACACCCGATGAGTATTGGGCGGGTGTTGCCTATGTTAATACGCTGGGCGCCAGGGGAGAGGCTGGGCTGCTTTCGCCCGGGCTGGGGCTTGATCGTTTTCTGGATATGCGCATGGATGCGGCAGATGCTGCCCTGGGCATCGATAACCAGACCCCGCGCACGATTGAAGGGCCACTCTACGTAGCCGGAGCACCCGTAGAACACGGCTTTGCTCGTCTGGACGATGGTTCCGATCCCAACGGACACACATTGGTCATGTATGGCCAGGTGAAAGGGAGTGATGGCCAGCCCCTGGCAGGTGCAAGTGTAGAAGTGTGGCATTGCAATACCAAAGGCTTCTACTCACATTTTGACCCAACGGGCGAACAGAAGCCATTTAATATGCGTCGCACCATTATCACAGATGAAAATGGAAACTATAAGTTCCAAAGCATCGTACCTAAAGGCTATGGCTGCCCGCCGGATGGCCCAACACAGGCGCTGCTGAACCAATTGGGTCGTCACGGCAACCGTCCGGCTCATATTCACTTCTTTGTGAGTGCAGATGATCACCGTAAATTGACAACGCAAATTAACATTGATGGTGACCCGTTACTGAACGATGATTTCGCCTACGCAACGCGTGAAGGATTAGTGCCGCCTATCGTTGAACGCACTGATGAGGAAAGCATCAAGGCACAAGGTTTAACTGAGCCCTTCGCAGAAATCAAATTTGATTTTCATCTGACCTCACTGGTCGATGGAATAGATAATCAACAAGTAGAGCGCGTGCGCGCAACTGCCTGA
- a CDS encoding asparaginase: protein MKPAQSTRQTPLPRIAVIGTGGTFAMRARHTFDWVEYSESGVVTGIDQLLADLGDLGDPAQEIELVPVTFRALGSTGITPQDWLDLARLIEDTVRSEPDLAGFIITHGTATLEETAWFLDLVLHIDKPVVLTGAQRPANTAGSDVPANLRAALAVAQSDQARNLGVLVVMDSYIFSARDVTKAASFDLNAFQAIPYGPLGSVTPDGEVLMRRRPIRQQLLPRTHLETIQDLPRVDIVMSYAGADRVVVDALVACGCDGIISAGLPPGRAANGQAAAFADAVKNDIVVVQSSRAAQAMVPPQQFLKSAGVLAGGSLSPQKLRIFLMLALTHSRDASLLQQWLLSI from the coding sequence ATGAAACCTGCACAGTCAACCCGGCAGACGCCGCTTCCTCGTATTGCGGTAATAGGAACCGGTGGCACTTTCGCCATGCGGGCGCGGCACACGTTCGACTGGGTCGAATACAGCGAGAGCGGCGTTGTTACCGGCATTGATCAATTATTAGCCGATCTGGGCGATCTGGGCGACCCGGCTCAGGAGATTGAACTTGTACCGGTAACTTTCCGTGCATTGGGCAGTACCGGTATTACGCCCCAAGACTGGCTTGATCTGGCGCGGCTGATCGAAGACACTGTACGATCCGAGCCGGACCTTGCCGGTTTTATCATCACCCATGGCACGGCGACGCTTGAGGAAACCGCATGGTTTCTGGATCTGGTCTTGCATATCGATAAACCGGTTGTGTTGACCGGTGCACAACGGCCGGCCAATACGGCGGGCAGTGATGTGCCGGCCAACCTGCGTGCGGCACTGGCCGTGGCGCAGTCCGATCAGGCTCGTAATCTGGGCGTTTTGGTGGTCATGGACAGCTACATATTCAGTGCCCGCGATGTTACCAAGGCGGCAAGTTTTGATCTGAACGCGTTTCAGGCTATACCTTACGGGCCTTTGGGAAGTGTTACGCCTGATGGTGAGGTGTTGATGCGACGTCGCCCCATCCGGCAACAGCTCCTACCTCGGACCCATCTGGAGACAATTCAGGATCTTCCCCGGGTAGACATCGTCATGTCTTATGCGGGCGCAGATCGTGTGGTTGTGGATGCGCTGGTCGCGTGCGGCTGTGATGGCATTATTAGTGCCGGTTTGCCTCCGGGGAGGGCCGCTAACGGACAGGCGGCGGCGTTTGCAGACGCCGTTAAAAACGACATTGTGGTCGTTCAGTCAAGCCGGGCGGCACAAGCCATGGTACCGCCACAGCAATTTCTCAAAAGCGCAGGGGTGCTTGCGGGTGGCAGTTTGTCGCCACAGAAGTTGCGTATTTTTCTAATGCTGGCGCTCACTCACAGTCGCGATGCCTCGCTGCTGCAGCAATGGTTGCTGAGTATTTAA
- a CDS encoding non-heme iron oxygenase ferredoxin subunit, which yields MICDQLSESAADVQEHAIQWYKAGELESLFAEGDCHGITVNGHRIGLFRVDADVYALDDLCTHGNALLSDGEMDGHGIECPLHAGLFDVRDGSVMCAPLTRATRCHKVRIQDDAVYVAVPEKTGG from the coding sequence ATGATCTGTGACCAACTTTCCGAAAGCGCCGCCGATGTGCAGGAACATGCCATTCAATGGTATAAGGCAGGCGAACTTGAATCTCTTTTCGCAGAAGGGGATTGCCACGGCATTACGGTGAACGGGCATCGCATCGGCCTGTTCCGTGTCGACGCCGATGTCTACGCACTGGATGATCTATGTACCCACGGAAACGCGTTGCTTTCCGACGGTGAAATGGATGGCCACGGTATCGAATGTCCTCTGCATGCCGGTCTTTTTGATGTACGCGATGGTTCGGTCATGTGCGCGCCGCTTACGCGCGCGACACGTTGTCATAAGGTCAGAATACAAGATGACGCGGTGTATGTGGCCGTTCCGGAAAAAACGGGAGGCTGA